A genomic window from Micromonospora ferruginea includes:
- a CDS encoding lysophospholipid acyltransferase family protein: MTLLVDAVRPSLAGDGLWRPASGCGPECLPPPAAPDVSAPRRVGRLLGVLVMLVAGVGLAVLLPVLPAADRRAALRGWARGTLRALGVRLVVRGRPPRRRALLVANHVSWLDVLAVLAVSPARMLAKREVRGWPLVGALAAAAGTVFVDRSRPRELPATVARVADALRAGHPVAVFPEGTTWCGAALGCRPGGGFRPAMFEAAVVAGAPVVPLTVAYRYAGDPSTLPAFLGAETLWASVRRVLAARDLTVVVTVAAALHPAADADRRLLARTAESAIHPHPRPRPSPRHSTPSI, encoded by the coding sequence GTGACGCTGCTCGTGGACGCCGTCCGCCCGAGCCTGGCCGGCGACGGCCTGTGGCGGCCCGCCTCCGGGTGCGGGCCGGAGTGCCTGCCGCCGCCGGCCGCCCCGGACGTGTCCGCGCCGCGCCGCGTCGGCCGGCTGCTCGGCGTACTCGTAATGCTGGTGGCCGGGGTCGGCCTGGCCGTGCTGCTGCCGGTGCTGCCGGCGGCCGACCGGCGGGCCGCGCTGCGCGGCTGGGCCCGCGGCACGCTCCGCGCGCTCGGCGTGCGGCTGGTGGTCCGGGGCCGGCCGCCGCGCCGCCGCGCGCTGCTGGTCGCCAACCACGTCTCCTGGCTGGACGTCCTCGCGGTGCTCGCGGTGTCGCCGGCCCGGATGCTGGCCAAGCGGGAGGTGCGGGGCTGGCCGCTGGTGGGCGCGCTGGCCGCGGCGGCGGGCACCGTCTTCGTGGACCGGTCCCGCCCCCGTGAGCTGCCGGCCACGGTCGCCCGGGTGGCCGACGCGCTGCGCGCCGGGCACCCGGTGGCGGTGTTCCCGGAGGGGACGACCTGGTGCGGCGCGGCGCTCGGCTGCCGCCCCGGCGGTGGCTTCCGACCGGCGATGTTCGAGGCCGCGGTGGTCGCGGGCGCGCCGGTGGTGCCGCTGACCGTCGCCTACCGGTACGCGGGCGACCCGAGCACGCTGCCCGCGTTCCTCGGCGCGGAGACGCTCTGGGCGTCGGTCCGTCGGGTGCTGGCCGCCCGGGACCTGACCGTGGTGGTGACCGTGGCCGCCGCACTGCACCCCGCCGCCGACGCCGACCGCCGCCTCCTGGCCCGCACCGCCGAGTCCGCCATCCACCCCCACCCTCGCCCCCGCCCCTCGCCCCGCCACTCCACCCCGTCGATCTAG
- a CDS encoding ABC transporter ATP-binding protein — protein MMSDGQPRPSAATGQIIVSGLTKQYKNVRAVDNLSFTVEPGRVTGFLGPNGAGKTTTLRMLLNLVTPTAGTATIGGHRYADLTDPLRTVGAVLEASSAHKGRTGINHLRVICAAAGLPKERADEALALVGLSPAAKRKFKGYSLGMKQRLGIAAAMLGNPQVLILDEPANGLDPEGIRWMRGFLKGLATEGRTVLVSSHLLSEMQLLADDVVIIAAGKLVRQGPVEQVMGSMTHGARVRVRTPQADELAAALREQSATVDADPHGALLVSGVDAPTVGRIALAGKVELHELTTERPDLEGVFLELTAGKAEIR, from the coding sequence ATGATGTCCGACGGGCAGCCACGCCCCAGTGCCGCGACCGGCCAGATCATCGTGTCCGGCTTGACCAAGCAGTACAAGAACGTCCGCGCGGTCGACAATCTGTCGTTCACCGTCGAGCCGGGCCGGGTCACCGGCTTCCTCGGCCCGAACGGCGCCGGTAAGACGACCACGCTGCGCATGTTGCTCAACCTGGTCACGCCGACCGCCGGCACGGCGACCATCGGCGGCCACCGGTACGCCGACCTGACCGACCCGCTGCGCACGGTGGGCGCGGTGCTGGAGGCGTCCAGCGCGCACAAGGGCCGCACCGGGATCAACCACCTGCGGGTGATCTGCGCGGCGGCCGGGCTGCCGAAGGAGCGGGCCGACGAGGCGCTCGCCCTGGTCGGGCTCTCCCCGGCGGCGAAGCGCAAGTTCAAGGGCTACTCGCTGGGCATGAAGCAGCGACTCGGGATCGCCGCCGCGATGCTCGGCAACCCGCAGGTGCTGATCCTGGACGAGCCGGCCAACGGCCTCGACCCGGAGGGCATCCGCTGGATGCGGGGCTTCCTCAAGGGGCTGGCCACCGAGGGCCGGACGGTGCTGGTCTCCAGCCACCTGCTCTCCGAGATGCAGTTGCTCGCCGACGACGTGGTGATCATCGCGGCCGGCAAGCTGGTCCGGCAGGGGCCGGTCGAGCAGGTGATGGGCTCGATGACGCACGGCGCCCGGGTGCGGGTGCGCACCCCGCAGGCGGACGAGCTGGCCGCGGCGCTGCGCGAGCAGTCCGCCACGGTGGATGCCGACCCGCACGGCGCGCTGCTGGTCAGCGGCGTGGACGCGCCGACCGTGGGCCGCATCGCGCTGGCCGGAAAGGTCGAGCTGCACGAGCTGACCACCGAACGTCCCGACCTCGAAGGGGTCTTCCTGGAGCTGACGGCCGGAAAGGCGGAGATCCGATGA
- a CDS encoding response regulator transcription factor has translation MAATQTEARLLVVEDDPNILELLSASLRFAGFDVATATSGSAALHAAKDHRPDLVVLDVMLPDLDGFEVIRMLREGGTRTPVVFLTARDATDDKIRGLTLGGDDYVTKPFSLEELTARIRAVLRRTATGEQAPSRLTFADLELDEETHEVHRAGQRVQLSPTEFKLLRYLMLNANRVLSKAQILDHVWNYDFRGDDNIVESYISYLRRKVDNTQPRLIHTLRGVGYVLRKPAA, from the coding sequence ATGGCGGCTACCCAGACCGAGGCCCGACTGCTCGTCGTCGAGGACGACCCGAACATCCTCGAACTGCTCTCCGCGAGCCTGCGCTTCGCGGGGTTCGACGTGGCCACCGCGACCAGCGGCAGCGCGGCGCTGCACGCCGCCAAGGACCACCGGCCCGACCTGGTCGTGCTCGACGTGATGCTGCCCGACCTCGACGGCTTCGAGGTCATCCGGATGCTCCGCGAGGGCGGCACGCGTACCCCGGTGGTGTTCCTGACCGCGCGGGACGCCACCGACGACAAGATCCGCGGGCTGACCCTCGGCGGCGACGACTACGTCACCAAGCCGTTCAGCCTGGAGGAGCTGACCGCCCGGATCCGGGCCGTGCTGCGGCGCACCGCGACCGGCGAGCAGGCCCCGTCCCGGCTCACGTTCGCCGACCTGGAGCTGGACGAGGAGACCCACGAGGTGCACCGGGCCGGCCAGCGGGTGCAGCTCTCGCCGACCGAGTTCAAGCTGCTGCGCTACCTGATGCTCAACGCCAACCGGGTGCTCAGCAAGGCGCAGATCCTCGACCACGTGTGGAACTACGACTTCCGCGGTGACGACAACATCGTCGAGTCCTACATCTCCTACCTGCGGCGCAAGGTCGACAACACCCAGCCCCGACTCATCCACACCCTGCGTGGGGTCGGCTACGTGCTGCGCAAGCCGGCGGCGTGA
- a CDS encoding glycosyltransferase family 4 protein — protein MVVPPWLSVPPPGYGGLETLVAGLVDALIDRGHAVTLFGAGTEHGTAAEFVSTCAELQYDRMGESLPELAHLAHVDRLVDPADFDLVHDHSTIGPLVAGRRRVPTVATVHGNPVGEYGTVLSNTDRGVGLIAISHAQRRANPGLPWVGTVHNAMPLRDFPRKRAPGTGPVLWLARFSPDKGPDVAIRACRAAGLPLTLAGKCHEPAERRYLEQVVEPLLGDDVNLVVNADRDTVLRLLLDARCLVMPIQWAEPFGMVMVEAMATGTPVVALRRGAVPELVRPGITGLVCDHADELPAALRAAADLDPADCVAHVAENFSVERMAADHEAVYREFLAGRATADGPRAAVPLAG, from the coding sequence ATGGTGGTCCCGCCGTGGCTGTCCGTGCCGCCGCCCGGCTACGGCGGCCTGGAGACCCTGGTGGCCGGGCTGGTCGACGCGCTGATCGACCGCGGCCACGCGGTGACGCTGTTCGGCGCCGGCACCGAGCACGGCACCGCCGCCGAGTTCGTCTCCACCTGCGCCGAGCTGCAGTACGACCGGATGGGCGAGTCGCTGCCCGAACTGGCCCACCTGGCCCACGTGGACCGGCTGGTCGACCCGGCGGACTTCGACCTGGTGCACGACCACAGCACCATCGGCCCGCTGGTGGCCGGCCGGCGTCGGGTGCCCACCGTGGCCACGGTGCACGGCAACCCGGTCGGCGAGTACGGCACCGTGCTCAGCAACACCGACCGAGGGGTCGGCCTGATCGCGATCTCGCACGCCCAGCGCCGGGCCAACCCCGGGCTGCCGTGGGTCGGCACGGTGCACAACGCGATGCCGCTGCGGGACTTCCCGCGCAAGCGGGCACCGGGCACCGGCCCGGTGCTCTGGCTGGCCCGGTTCAGCCCGGACAAGGGCCCCGACGTGGCGATCCGGGCCTGCCGCGCGGCCGGGCTGCCGCTCACCCTGGCGGGCAAGTGCCACGAGCCGGCCGAGCGCCGTTATCTCGAACAGGTGGTGGAGCCGCTGCTGGGCGACGACGTCAACCTGGTGGTGAACGCGGACCGCGACACCGTGCTGCGGCTGCTGCTCGACGCCCGCTGCCTGGTCATGCCGATCCAGTGGGCGGAGCCGTTCGGCATGGTGATGGTGGAGGCCATGGCGACCGGCACACCGGTGGTGGCGCTGCGCCGCGGGGCGGTGCCCGAACTGGTCCGTCCCGGGATCACCGGACTGGTCTGCGACCACGCCGACGAGTTGCCGGCGGCGTTGCGCGCGGCGGCCGACCTGGACCCGGCGGACTGCGTCGCGCACGTGGCGGAGAACTTCTCGGTGGAGCGGATGGCCGCCGACCACGAGGCGGTCTACCGGGAGTTCCTGGCCGGCCGGGCGACGGCGGACGGTCCCCGGGCGGCCGTCCCGCTCGCCGGTTGA
- a CDS encoding sensor histidine kinase, whose translation MNLVHDAKGWVRGIPLRLKLVTAVLALVAGALLVISVSTAYFLHNYLVDRIDGELDDQLDRGVSISGGTNSRFPTDYLVAQWSRNDQSGFSAADQRLSPQDLPAGLNDQSWYDEHANGEAFTESGADKRVRWRLMVRQDSQDSYRVIGQNLTEVDLSVRQLLWIDLLAGGAVLIILASVGAGIVRTSLKPLVEIERTAAAIAGGDLTRRVPDPEEGRACPTSELGRLSRALNAMLAQIEAAFTARAASEAAARSAETGARDAAALAQASEARARRSEERMRQFIADASHELRTPLTTIRGFAELYRQGAARAPEQTADLLRRIEDEASRMGLLVEDLLLLARMDRERPIALAPVELPVLASDAVEAARVVDPDRRIELEREPGAGPLVVLGDDARLRQVIGNLMTNALTHTPSDAAVTLRLRAEPGNLAVVEVADTGPGLTPEQAERVFERFYRVDAARTRRAGGPTSTGLGLAIVAALVAAHHGAVEAVQTPGGGATFRVKLPLLPEAGEPGE comes from the coding sequence GTGAACCTCGTCCACGACGCGAAGGGCTGGGTACGCGGCATCCCGCTGCGGCTCAAGCTGGTCACCGCCGTGCTGGCGCTGGTGGCCGGCGCGTTGCTGGTGATCAGCGTCTCGACCGCCTACTTCCTGCACAACTACCTCGTGGACCGCATCGACGGGGAGCTGGACGACCAGCTCGACCGGGGGGTGAGCATCAGCGGGGGGACCAACAGCAGGTTCCCGACCGACTACCTCGTGGCCCAGTGGAGTCGCAACGACCAGTCCGGCTTCTCCGCGGCCGACCAGCGGCTGAGCCCCCAGGACCTGCCGGCCGGGCTGAACGACCAGAGCTGGTACGACGAGCACGCCAACGGCGAGGCGTTCACCGAGAGCGGGGCGGACAAGCGGGTCCGCTGGCGGTTGATGGTCCGGCAGGACAGCCAGGACTCGTACCGGGTGATCGGGCAGAACCTCACCGAGGTCGACCTATCCGTGCGGCAACTGCTCTGGATCGACCTGCTCGCCGGCGGGGCGGTGCTGATCATCCTGGCGTCGGTGGGCGCGGGCATCGTGCGTACCAGCCTGAAGCCGCTGGTGGAGATCGAGCGGACCGCGGCGGCCATCGCCGGCGGCGACCTGACCCGGCGGGTGCCCGACCCGGAGGAGGGGCGGGCCTGCCCGACCTCCGAGCTGGGCCGGCTCTCCCGGGCGCTGAACGCGATGCTGGCGCAGATCGAGGCCGCGTTCACCGCGCGGGCCGCCTCCGAGGCGGCGGCCCGCAGCGCCGAGACGGGCGCCCGGGACGCCGCCGCGCTGGCGCAGGCGTCCGAGGCGCGGGCCCGCCGCTCCGAGGAGCGGATGCGGCAGTTCATCGCGGACGCCTCGCACGAGCTGCGGACGCCGCTGACCACGATCCGTGGCTTCGCCGAGCTGTACCGGCAGGGCGCGGCGCGGGCCCCCGAGCAGACCGCCGACCTGCTGCGCCGCATCGAGGACGAGGCGTCCCGGATGGGGCTGCTGGTCGAGGACCTGTTGTTGTTGGCGCGGATGGACCGGGAACGGCCGATCGCGTTGGCCCCGGTGGAGCTGCCGGTGCTGGCGTCCGACGCGGTGGAGGCGGCCCGGGTGGTCGACCCGGACCGGCGGATCGAGCTGGAGCGGGAACCGGGCGCGGGCCCGCTGGTGGTGCTCGGTGACGACGCCCGGCTGCGGCAGGTGATCGGCAACCTGATGACCAACGCGCTCACCCACACCCCGTCGGACGCCGCGGTCACGCTGCGGCTGCGGGCGGAGCCGGGGAACCTGGCCGTGGTGGAGGTGGCCGACACCGGTCCGGGTCTCACCCCGGAGCAGGCCGAGCGGGTCTTCGAGCGGTTCTACCGGGTGGACGCCGCCCGGACCCGCCGGGCCGGCGGGCCGACCAGCACCGGTCTCGGCCTGGCCATCGTCGCCGCGCTGGTGGCGGCGCACCACGGCGCGGTGGAGGCGGTCCAGACGCCGGGTGGCGGGGCGACGTTCCGGGTGAAGCTGCCGCTGCTGCCGGAGGCGGGCGAGCCCGGCGAGTGA
- a CDS encoding GNAT family N-acetyltransferase — MAVLHAAGAPITTSGYTLLIADDPTVVAAAQRLRHEVFAGELGATLPPGAAGLDTDEFDAHCDHLVVLREDTGEVVGTYRLLPLGRTDRRYADGEFDLRPLAPLRDDLVEAGRSCVHPDHRTGAVINLMWAGICRYLHLRGSRWLGGCASVPVADRGVAAAEVWAQVADRHLAPPPLRVTPRRPWFAEAPPVDAAPLTPAARRALVPPLLRGYLRLGAWVAGEPAYDPDFGCADFYVLFSLDRMNPRHLRHFLGEVGP; from the coding sequence ATGGCCGTTCTGCACGCCGCTGGCGCACCCATCACGACCAGCGGTTACACCCTGCTGATCGCCGACGACCCGACAGTGGTCGCGGCCGCGCAACGCCTGCGTCACGAGGTGTTCGCCGGGGAACTCGGCGCCACCCTCCCGCCCGGCGCCGCCGGGCTCGACACCGACGAGTTCGACGCGCACTGCGACCACCTGGTGGTGCTCCGCGAGGACACCGGCGAGGTGGTCGGCACCTACCGGCTGCTGCCCCTGGGTCGCACCGACCGGCGCTACGCCGACGGTGAGTTCGACCTGCGCCCGCTGGCCCCGCTCCGCGACGACCTGGTCGAGGCCGGCCGCTCCTGCGTGCACCCGGACCACCGCACCGGCGCCGTCATCAACCTGATGTGGGCCGGCATCTGCCGCTACCTGCACCTGCGCGGCTCGCGCTGGCTCGGCGGCTGCGCCTCGGTGCCGGTCGCCGACCGCGGTGTCGCCGCCGCCGAGGTGTGGGCGCAGGTCGCCGACCGGCACCTCGCGCCGCCGCCGCTGCGGGTCACCCCGCGCCGGCCGTGGTTCGCCGAGGCCCCGCCCGTCGATGCGGCCCCGCTCACCCCGGCCGCACGCCGGGCGCTCGTCCCGCCGCTGCTCCGCGGCTACCTGCGGCTCGGCGCCTGGGTCGCCGGCGAGCCGGCGTACGACCCGGACTTCGGCTGCGCCGACTTCTACGTGCTGTTCTCGCTGGACCGGATGAACCCGCGCCACCTGCGGCACTTCCTCGGCGAGGTGGGACCGTGA
- a CDS encoding ABC transporter permease: protein MTLVRSELLKIRTTSTWWVFGLISLPLWALALGFNWLQTDALASGNVGDVPADQADQIQAVSSADSIAANLYTNGQFFGLLIVMLLGIVVVTSEFFHQTVTTTFLTAPHRTAVMLAKLVAAGVLALLFWIATTVLNLIFAPLILNATDVGSHLDSGAVWRAVALNGLAYLLWSVLGVGLGVLIRSQIGATVTGILLYLGGTIGAAIAIGLLAQRFGDWINELQLLVPSLASSLMVSGVDIPGNPPRWAGAAVLIGYAVVTGVIGVLTIRRRDIS, encoded by the coding sequence ATGACGCTGGTCCGATCCGAACTGCTCAAGATCCGCACCACCAGCACCTGGTGGGTCTTCGGGCTGATCAGCCTGCCGCTGTGGGCGCTCGCGCTCGGCTTCAACTGGTTGCAGACCGACGCGCTGGCCAGCGGCAACGTGGGCGACGTGCCGGCCGACCAGGCCGACCAGATCCAGGCGGTGTCGAGCGCCGACAGCATCGCCGCCAACCTCTACACGAACGGCCAGTTCTTCGGGCTGCTCATCGTGATGCTGCTCGGCATCGTGGTGGTGACCAGCGAGTTCTTCCACCAGACGGTGACCACCACGTTCCTCACCGCGCCGCACCGCACCGCGGTGATGCTGGCCAAGCTGGTCGCGGCCGGCGTGTTGGCGCTGCTGTTCTGGATCGCCACCACGGTGCTCAACCTGATCTTCGCGCCGTTGATCCTGAACGCCACGGACGTCGGCTCGCACCTCGACAGCGGGGCGGTGTGGCGCGCGGTGGCCCTCAACGGGCTGGCGTACCTGCTCTGGTCGGTGCTCGGCGTCGGGCTCGGCGTGCTGATCCGCAGCCAGATCGGCGCGACCGTGACCGGCATCCTGCTCTACCTGGGCGGCACCATCGGCGCGGCCATCGCCATCGGGCTGCTCGCGCAGCGGTTCGGCGACTGGATCAACGAGCTGCAACTGCTGGTGCCGTCGCTGGCCTCCTCGCTGATGGTCAGCGGCGTCGACATCCCCGGCAACCCGCCGCGCTGGGCGGGCGCCGCGGTGCTGATCGGTTACGCGGTGGTGACCGGCGTGATCGGCGTGCTGACCATCCGGCGGCGCGACATCTCCTGA
- a CDS encoding S1C family serine protease, giving the protein MTDHETEPQRSPAPADAEPSHHTAELPRVQSGTSDSTPAAGPVPADSPAAGTTAPAENPTHPYAPASGAPAGPYGPPAATPASPYAPQYPTAGQQPHPWYGQQQHGGWAQQGGTGYPQQPGGPVPTYQAQPGHQPYQQHQQHQAGQPVPPWGQPQPARPSRAGKFVGAGALALALMLGSGVAGGALALALDEGGGVTRTFSAAPVINSADLPKIAASVQDSIVTIMTDSGEGSGVILSADGFVLTNNHVVASASGDTVKVVFADGKTASAKIVGTDPKTDLAVVRASGVSDLKPAKFGDSDGMQVGDQVLALGSPLGLQGSVTAGILSARDRTISAGEGGQQQQSPQGASSISGLLQTDAPINPGNSGGALVNTRGEVIGINTAIATAGQGSNGNIGVGFAIPSNKAKDVAEKLQRGEKISHPSLGVSVNAAEDGGALVAAVTPGSAAEKAGIQRGDVITKFGDKAINDSNDLVGAVQAGKVGDRVEIQFKRNGSDEKATVTLSETS; this is encoded by the coding sequence ATGACCGACCACGAGACCGAGCCGCAGCGGTCGCCGGCACCCGCCGACGCCGAGCCGTCGCACCACACCGCCGAGCTGCCCCGCGTCCAGAGCGGGACATCGGACTCCACCCCGGCCGCCGGGCCGGTTCCGGCCGACTCCCCGGCCGCCGGAACCACCGCCCCCGCCGAGAACCCGACCCACCCGTACGCGCCCGCGTCCGGCGCGCCGGCCGGCCCGTACGGCCCGCCGGCCGCGACCCCGGCCAGCCCGTACGCCCCGCAGTACCCGACCGCCGGGCAGCAGCCGCACCCGTGGTACGGGCAGCAGCAGCACGGCGGCTGGGCCCAGCAGGGCGGCACCGGCTACCCGCAGCAGCCCGGCGGACCGGTGCCGACCTACCAGGCGCAGCCCGGGCACCAGCCCTACCAGCAGCACCAGCAGCACCAGGCCGGGCAGCCGGTCCCGCCGTGGGGCCAGCCCCAGCCGGCGCGGCCGAGCCGGGCCGGCAAGTTCGTCGGCGCGGGCGCGCTGGCGCTGGCCCTGATGCTCGGCTCCGGCGTGGCCGGTGGCGCGCTGGCGCTGGCCCTCGACGAGGGCGGCGGGGTCACCCGCACCTTCTCGGCCGCCCCGGTGATCAACAGCGCCGACCTGCCCAAGATCGCGGCTTCCGTCCAGGACAGCATCGTCACGATCATGACGGACAGCGGTGAGGGCTCCGGGGTGATCCTCAGCGCCGACGGGTTCGTGCTGACCAACAACCACGTGGTCGCCTCCGCCAGCGGCGACACGGTGAAGGTGGTCTTCGCCGACGGCAAGACCGCCTCCGCGAAGATCGTCGGGACCGACCCGAAGACCGACCTCGCGGTGGTCCGGGCCAGCGGCGTGAGCGACCTCAAGCCGGCGAAGTTCGGCGACAGCGACGGCATGCAGGTCGGCGACCAGGTGCTCGCGCTGGGCAGCCCGCTCGGCCTGCAGGGCTCGGTGACCGCCGGCATCCTCAGCGCCCGCGACCGCACCATCTCCGCCGGTGAGGGCGGTCAGCAGCAGCAGAGCCCGCAGGGCGCCAGCTCGATCTCCGGCCTGCTGCAGACCGACGCCCCGATCAACCCGGGCAACTCCGGCGGCGCGCTGGTCAACACCCGGGGCGAGGTGATCGGCATCAACACCGCGATCGCCACCGCCGGGCAGGGCAGCAACGGCAACATCGGGGTCGGCTTCGCCATCCCGAGCAACAAGGCCAAGGACGTGGCGGAGAAGCTCCAGCGCGGCGAGAAGATCAGCCACCCGTCGCTCGGGGTCAGCGTGAACGCGGCCGAGGACGGCGGCGCGCTGGTCGCCGCGGTCACCCCGGGTAGCGCCGCCGAGAAGGCCGGCATCCAGCGAGGCGACGTGATCACCAAGTTCGGCGACAAGGCGATCAACGACTCCAACGATCTGGTCGGCGCCGTGCAGGCCGGCAAGGTCGGCGACCGGGTCGAGATCCAGTTCAAGCGAAACGGATCCGACGAGAAGGCAACCGTGACGCTCTCCGAGACGTCATAG
- a CDS encoding PadR family transcriptional regulator, which produces MTAVFSHGRLRLYLLKLLDDGPKHGYELIRLLEERFLGLYAPSAGTIYPRLQRLEVERLVTHTAAGGRKVYEITEAGRAELRQRADELSTLEADISASVEDLSALAGEIRTEVRGSTRDLKRELREVTRQTRQSRWTSPPPPTVRPAGNGGGGRAAESPLLAEFDKRLAAFTVEVGALVRAGRLSDNQLRTAIRLLDGALDGLRRLLR; this is translated from the coding sequence GTGACCGCCGTGTTCAGCCACGGGCGGCTCCGGCTCTACCTCCTCAAGCTCCTCGACGACGGACCGAAGCACGGCTACGAGCTGATCCGCCTGCTGGAGGAGCGCTTCCTCGGGCTCTACGCGCCCAGCGCCGGCACCATCTACCCCCGGCTGCAACGGCTGGAGGTGGAGCGGCTGGTCACCCACACCGCGGCGGGCGGGCGCAAGGTCTACGAGATCACCGAGGCCGGGCGCGCCGAGCTGCGGCAGCGCGCCGACGAGTTGAGCACGCTGGAGGCCGACATCAGCGCCTCCGTGGAGGACCTCTCCGCGCTGGCCGGCGAGATCCGCACCGAGGTCCGCGGCTCCACCCGCGACCTGAAACGGGAACTGCGCGAGGTGACCCGGCAGACCCGGCAGAGCCGCTGGACGTCGCCACCGCCCCCGACCGTCCGGCCCGCCGGCAACGGGGGCGGCGGCCGGGCTGCCGAGTCGCCGCTGCTGGCCGAGTTCGACAAGCGGCTGGCCGCGTTCACCGTCGAGGTCGGCGCGCTGGTGCGGGCCGGGCGGCTCAGCGACAACCAGCTCCGGACCGCGATCCGGCTGCTCGACGGCGCGCTCGACGGGCTGCGCCGACTGCTCCGCTGA
- a CDS encoding DUF4097 family beta strand repeat-containing protein encodes MGSWTVDGPRRITLDEPVTRLDVRLVSGRLNVVGTDGPARVDVTRISRRPLVVELRDGHLSIRHEPFPRWPGVLWWLGQLRRRFRAEVSVAVPAQALADLHLVDGALVASGLRRDTRVDVTSGQVTLMGLRGRTSAKVVSGPVEALGIGGDLDLETVSGELILADSAPERVRAHAISGSITCDLDNPRGSEIRLSAISGSITVRVREDSDLSVHLHTTSGRITSGFPQICGGQHGFGAVKDSHGVLGAGAGKLWASATSGSIALLARPVTDADDLEDLP; translated from the coding sequence ATGGGGAGCTGGACGGTGGACGGGCCCAGGCGGATCACGCTGGACGAGCCGGTCACCCGGCTGGACGTCCGGCTGGTCAGCGGCCGGCTCAACGTGGTCGGCACGGACGGCCCGGCGCGGGTCGACGTCACCCGGATCAGCCGCCGGCCGCTCGTGGTCGAGCTGCGCGACGGGCACCTCAGCATCCGGCACGAGCCGTTCCCCCGCTGGCCGGGCGTGCTGTGGTGGCTGGGCCAGCTCCGCCGCCGGTTCCGCGCCGAGGTGTCGGTCGCCGTGCCGGCCCAGGCGCTGGCCGACCTGCACCTGGTCGACGGCGCGCTGGTCGCCTCCGGGCTGCGCCGTGACACCCGGGTCGACGTCACGTCCGGCCAGGTCACCCTGATGGGGCTGCGCGGGCGCACCAGCGCCAAGGTGGTCTCCGGCCCGGTGGAGGCGCTCGGCATCGGCGGCGACCTCGACCTGGAGACGGTCTCCGGCGAGCTGATCCTGGCCGACAGCGCGCCCGAGCGGGTCCGCGCCCACGCGATCTCCGGCTCGATCACCTGCGACCTGGACAACCCGCGCGGCAGCGAGATCCGGCTCAGCGCCATCTCCGGCAGCATCACCGTCCGGGTCCGGGAGGACAGCGACCTCAGCGTCCACCTGCACACCACCTCCGGCCGGATCACCAGCGGCTTCCCGCAGATCTGCGGCGGCCAGCACGGCTTCGGCGCGGTCAAGGACAGCCACGGGGTGCTCGGCGCGGGCGCGGGTAAGCTCTGGGCGTCCGCGACGTCCGGCAGCATCGCGCTGCTGGCCCGCCCGGTCACGGACGCCGACGACCTGGAGGACCTGCCGTGA